The genomic region TTCATTTGCTGAAATGCATATTAATCCAAGAAAAACTCCAAAGATAATTATTGCTGGCATCCCGATTTTTGCTGTAATTTCTATTCCCTTTCTTAAACCTTTTTGAAGAATAAACCAGTTAATTGCAATGGTTAAAAGGAGGAAAAGATAAGCCATAGTTGAAGGTTTTGTATATTCTTTAAAGAAACTTACATATGGCTTGACTGCTTCATGAGTATCAGAACTGATTACAGGAGTTGGCATCTGACCAAAAAGAGAAAGAAATGCGAAGCCCAAGGTCCAGGATTCAATGTATATGTAATACATGCAAATAAGTAAAGGTATGGCAACTCCTATTGAGCCAAGAATTCTTGCCCAGCTTGCATGATTGAAAAAAAGACCTAAAATTCCAGTCATAGAGCCATGACCACGTCTGCCTGCATATCTTCCTATGACCCATTCAACGATCATTAATGGAAATCCCAGAAGGAGCAGAGCAATGAAATAGGGAACCATAAAGGCTCCACCACCATATAAAGCAGCCTTTGAAGGAAATCTGAGAATATTTCCCAGTCCAACAGCATTGCCTGCTGCGGCAAGAATTAAACCAATTCTTGAACCCCATGATACTCTTTCCTGCATAGAAAATATATTATAATAAAAAATGAAGTTTGAGCCAAAATGGATAGCATGGGAGATAACCCGTAGATGCAATCTTCACTGCATTCACTGTCGTTCTTCTTCAGAAGAAGTAGTCAAGGAACATCCTGATCCTCCAAAGGAAGAATGTTTTAGAATCATAGATGATATATCTTCCTATGCTCAACCTGTTATAGTTCTCACAGGAGGAGAGCCTCTTTTAAGAGAGGATGTATTTGATATTGCAGAATACGGGCGTAGTAAGAATTTAAGAATATGCATGGCAACAAATGGGACACTGGTTGATGATGAAATCTGTAAAAAAATTAAAAATGTGGATATAAAAATGGTTTCTCTTAGCCTTGATGGTCCTGATGAAAAAACGCATGATGACTTTCGTCAGCAAAAAAGTGCATTTAAAGCAACAATAAATGCTGCAAAGCTTTTTAAGAAGTATGAAATTCCCTTTTTAATAAATTCTTCATTTACGAAAAGAAATCAAAAATTTATTGAAGATACCTATCATCTTGCAAAACAGCTTGGAGCAACTGCCTGGTATATGTTTATGATCGTTCCCACTGGAAGAGGTGAGGATTTGCTTAATGAGCTTATAAATAAAGAAGACTATGAAAAAATACTACACTGGCATTACGAGATGGAGAAAAATGAAAAGGACATGCTTGTAAGACCAACCTGTGCTCCTCAGTATTACAGAATAATTTTAGAGAAATCAAAAAAAGAGGGTGAAAAGTTTGAGAGAAGATCCCTGAAGTTTTCAACTGGAGGAGCGAAAGGATGCGTGGCAGCTCAGCTTATATGTCTTATAAATGTTGATGAAGATGTAATGCCCTGTAGTTACTTCCCGCTTTCAGCCGGTAATTTAAAAAACCAGAGTTTTCGTGATATATGGGAGAGCTCAAAACTCTTCAAAGAACTGAGAGATTTTAAATCCTATAAAGGGCGTTGTGGAGTCTGTGAATATTTAAATGTATGCGGAGGATGCAGAGCTCGTGCCTATTGTTTAAAAGATGACTATATGGATGAAGATCCTCAATGTAATTACATCCCAAGGAGATTTACATGAGAGATGCTTTTCTGAAAGCCTGTAAAGGTGTGAGACCTCCCTATACTCCTGTATGGTTCATGAGACAGGCAGGAAGATACATGCCAGAGTATCAAAAAATAAGGCAGAAATACGATTTTCTTACAATGTGTAAAACTCCTGAAATCGCTGCGGAAGTGACAATGCAACCTATAAAAATTTTAGATGTTGATGCAGCAATCTTGTTTTCTGATATTTTGATTCCCCTTGAGGCAATGGGTTTAAAAGTAGAGTTTATAAATGATAAAGGACCAGAGGTTTCACCCCCTGTAAGAACAGGGAGTGAGTTAAAAATTTTAAGACCTCTTGAATTGCCAGCTATAGATTTTGTTTTTAAGACAATTAAAATTTTATTAAAAGAACTTGATGTTCCGCTGATAGGCTTTTCTGCCTCGCCATTCACTCTTGCTACATATTTAATTGAAGGTGGTTCTTCAAAGGATTTTATTAATACAAAAAGATTTATTTTCTCGGAACCAGAGAACTTTCATAATCTCATGGAAATTCTTACTGATGCAACCATGCAGTATCTTCTTGAGCAGATAAAAGCAGGAGTTCATGCAGTTCAGATTTTTGATACGTGGGCTGGAATTCTTTCTCCATACGATTATGCCATATTCTGCAAACCCTATTTAAAAAAAATTATAGAAAAACTTTCTTCAACTGTTCCTTTAATCTATTTCTGCCCAAATACTTCAGGGCTTATCAATCATATTAAAGATTTAGAAGTGGATGTTTTTAGTCTTGACTGGAGAGTAGATATCAAAGAGGCTTGTTTGAATTTTGATTATAGACCACTTCAGGGAAATCTTGATCCTCTGGTGCTTCTTGGTAGAGAAGATGAAGTTTTAAAAAGAGTAAAAACCATATTAATTGATGGCAGATGTGCAAAATCTCATATTTTCAATCTTGGTCATGGTGTTAATATCAATACCAGTGTGGATGTATTAAAAAAAGTTGTTGATTTTATTCATGAATTTCGTTTTGAGGAGGTTAACCGTGCTTAAAATAGGAGTTTTAGCCTCAGGAAGAGGTTCTAATTTTCAGGCAATAATTGATGAGATTGAAGCTGGAAGCCTTCCTGCAAAAATAGAGATTCTTATAGTTGACAATCCAGAGGCTTATGCAATTGAAAGAGCTAAAAAACACGGGATACCTTATCTTTACATCAATCCAAAAGATTTTCCTACGAAGGAAGCATTTTATGAAAAAATAAGAGATGAGCTTTTAACCAGAGGTGTTGAATTGGTGGTTCTGGCTGGATTTATGAGAATTGTTAAAAAGCCATTGCTTGATGCTTTTCCAAACAGAATTATGAATATTCATCCCGCCCTACTACCTTCTTTTCCCGGACTTCATGGGCAGAAACAGGCAGTTGATTATGGAGTTAGAATAAGTGGATGCACTGTTCATTTTGTTGATGAGGGAGTTGATTCAGGTCCAATAATTATTCAGGCAGCTGTGCCAGTTCATCCTGAGGATACAGAAGATAGCCTTTCTGAGAGGATTTTAAAGCTTGAGCATAAGATTTATCCTGAGGCAATAAGACTTTTTGCTCAGGGAAGACTTAAGGTAGAAGGAAGAAAAGTAAAAATTTTAAATTATAGCCTTCCTGAAAAGTATTTTACAAATCCTGAGTTAGGACAATAAAATGAGTAAATTCAGGGCACAAAATACAGTAAGACCAACTCCTGCTGTAGTTAGAAAGGCTATTTTTGATATTTTACAGGATGTTGAGGATAAAACATTTGTCGACCTGTATGCAGGTAAAGGCTTTGTTGGAATAGAGGCATTAAGAAGAGGTGCCCGTGAGGTAATATTTGTAGAAAAGGATCCTGTTTTATGCATCTTTATAAAAAACACCGTCCAGAAAAAGAAACTCTCCGATAAAGCAAAAGTTTACAATCTGGATGCAGTGCATTTTCTTGAGCAGAGTTCCAGAGCATATGACATAATTTTTGCAGATCCTCCTTATGAATCAGGAGAGCTGGAGAGATTATTCAAACTATTTGAAAAAAAACTTATTGTTAAAGAAAACGGATTATTGATACTGCAGCATTACAAAAATGAATCATTAAGGGAGAGACTTAAAGCTCTTAAAATACATAAATGCTATAAATATGGTGATACTCTTTTAACTGTTTACAGGAGGTAAGAGTGAAGAAAATAGGAATTTATCCAGGAACATTTGATCCTATAACAAATGGACATCTTGATGTCATCAAAAGAGCACTTAAAATTTTTGATGAGCTTATAGTTGCTGTTGCAGTATCAAGTTATAAAAAAAATCCTGTTTTTACTGTGCAAGAGAGAGTTCATTTTATAAAAGAAACAACAAAGGGGATTAAAAATTTAAAAGTTGAACCCTTTGATGGTCTTCTCGTTGATTTTTTAAAAGAAAAGGGAGCTGTGGCTATTGTAAGAGGGTTAAGAGCAGTCTCAGACTACGAGTTTGAACTTCAACTTGCTCATGCCAATCGGAGACTTTTTAAAGAAGCTGAAACAGTATTTTTAATGCCTTCTGAAGAATACTCTTTTCTTTCTTCCAGTATTGTTAAAGAAATTGCATATTTTGGAGGCTCAGTAAAAAACCTTGTACCTGCAGTTGTGGAAAAGGCACTAAAGAAAAAATTTAAAAGTAGCGTTTAATGAGCAAACATTGCGTTTCTGTTTGACTTTTTAAGGTAAAATGTATTATTTTTAAATAATTAACCTGCTTTATTTTAAATGGGCAGGTAGCTCAGTCGGTAGAGCAGGGGCCTGAAAAGCCCCGTGTCGGCGGTTCGATTCCGTCCCTGCCCATTTAATTATAGTCCACTGAGGTGCGTTATTGCCCAGAAGACTTGAAAAAATATAGAAAAATCAATCAAAATATGTTCATTGTTGTCCATTATGGTTCAGGTAAAGCCAGATAATTTTGACGGTATTTATGACGGTAACTGTAAAGTTAGATAGTTTAGATACCGTAAGATGCTAACTGAAATAAAGATAAAATCAGCAAAGCCTAAGGAGAAGCCTTATAAGCTTTACGACAGTAATATTTTGTACTTACTGGTAACTCCTGGCGTTTTGACTACAGATTTAAAGGTACAGAAATTATCCCTTAGTTTTTTATTCTCTTCTGTTACTCCGGGGATTAATATAGCTTTTGTATGCTATGTAGAAGTTATATAACAAGTGTTGCTATGGCTTTATTTCTTAGTACTGATGCGATCTCCTTTGCTTTATCTTCAGCAAAAAACAGCTTAAGTGTATCTTCAAGACTGTCATACGTGCCATCAAAATCTGTTGCTATTGCATAGAATTCCTGTTTACTTGGAAGTTTTAATAACTGACCAATGTTTTCATCAGTTAAATGGAGTTCTTTAGCCAAATTATAAGGTAAAAAATAAACTACAGTATCTGCTATGGTTTTTATCCCCCTTTTTTATATATTTTTTCTTTGATTATCTCAGTTAGCTTATCTTCGAGGTGGCACTTGTCAAGAGTTTTGTGTCTGGCCATAGAATTTTCTGTTAAAAATCTGTCTGAGTTCATAGGCATTAGCCTTGAGTATAGGGACGGGTTTTTTCCATCTGCCCTGTAATAATCGCTCCCTCTGCAAAAACAGATTCGTCTCAAGTATTTCAACTGATTGAAAGTATCCTCCAAGCCTGAGCCTTATCTCCTCTATCCTCCGGTTAAAGTTCTCTACTGCATTGGTTGTGTATATGTGTCTTCTTATATTTTCAGGATATCTAAGGAAATTAAAATACTTCTCTGCCTTCTCCTTCAGTTATTTCATAAAATAAGGATAACTTCTCTGGTATCTATCTCAGAGGGCTTTAAACCTCTCTACAGCCTCCGCAAGACCTGCACTGAATTGTTTTATCTGATGAAGCTTTTTGAGAAACTCCTTGGATGCCTCCTTCCCCATATTCCTCCTTATGTTTCTCTTTAAATGCACAAAACACAACTGATGCTCTCAGCCTTCCTTACTCTCTGAGCCAAAAAACTCATAAAATCCATAGATATCCTTCTGCCCCTGAAGGGCTATCCCCATTCATCATAGTTGAGATTTACCTTGGTCTTAGCCCCTTACTTCAGGGATTCCTGTTTGGACCTTAGGGTTGTCATTCCGAGGGTGGCATTCCACCCGAGGAATCTCTGAGTCTTTCAATGCCGAAAAAAAACAAAGGAGATTCCTCGCTTCGCTCGGAATGACAAATTATGGGCAGGCTCGGAATGACAAATTATGGGCAGGCTCGGAATGACAAACAAAGAGCCCCTGACGTCAGGGATTCCTGTTTGGACTTAAGGTCAAGGCAGAAGGAGCCTTCAGAGAGCTGACGAGGGTAATAGCCATTGGCCTTGTTCCCAGGGCTATTTTTTAGAAATATCTGCCTTTCGGATTTCATTATCTGGTTAATCGTTTCCTCAAGAAGCCTTTTTATACCTGGATGCTCACCCATTAAAGCATCTCCAAACACATTCTCAACTGCCTGCCTGAATATTTCTTCCTTTGCTGCTTCATAGAGTTCCTTGTGGTTTTCCATGTCCCTTTTCCTCATTCAGGTTATTTTATTTTCAAAACCATATATTTTATACACAGACACAAGATTATTTTAACTTCCGATTAAGGACTAATCGGATGAATTTTCAGGGACAGAATTATGATCTAACCAATACCCATTTTCAGGGACATTGAATTTTGATCTAACACGGAGACAGAAAGTAATATTTAGTTAGGGAGTAAAAAATATGAGAAACCCCTTTGGGGTTCCAAAGGTTTCTATAGACACACTTGATTTGGTGAAATCTAATACAGGGGGTCTTTACTTACGAATGGCTGATAGTAAAGCAAACTTGAACTTTGCACTTCCTTTAGACAAACTATTTGAATTTTTTGAAGAGAGCAAATCTTTAGATAGAGTAAATATAGCATTATATAGTTTTGATAAGCTAGGGGATTACTTAAGACCTTTGGCTGCAGTTATGATTACAAAAGAACAAATTTATGAAATGAAAGGGATAGCCCGAGTAGCAGAAGCAGCCTACAGTTTTGAAAAAGATAAAGCGTAAGAACAAGAGTGGTTAGTCATCGATACTGTTGTGAACATTACTTAGAAGATGACTATATGCTGGATTCATAGTATAATCATAATGCCTTCTTGATTTTTCCTCAGAAATTTCGATCTCTTTTTTATTTTTACGTTTTCTATGTGAATACTGATTAATCATTTCTTCTATATCTTGGTTTGGGTCTTTTCTTTTAGCTGATGATATTTCGTCATCGTCTTCAGGTACCCACATCCAGAATTCCTTGACATCCATAGTTTACCTCCTGTAAATTTGTATTTGACTTATATAAATATTACTCTATGTTATAAATTATGTCAAGAGACAAAAGTAATATCTATGTAGAAAGTAGAAAATAAGTAAGTAAAAGAGTATAAAGGTTTAAAAATTTTATAATGAACCCCTTTGGGGTTAAAAAAATTTTTAATGGAGGGAAAATGGAAAGTTATATCAAAGAAGGTTATATCTTTTTTGTTTTTACCTCAGTTGATGGAGAGGCTGAGGTAAAAAGAAGTTTGTTGAGACAGATTTTAGTTCAATACGGGCTAGTAATATCTATAGGCGGACTGCTGGTATTAAAACCAGATGACCTCTATGTTGGAAAGACAATGGAAAAGTTAAGAGAAAGAGTTTTGAAGGAATTCGAATTTATTTTTCAAGAATACAAAACAAACTTTTCCAGAGCTATCTCAAGGTAGCTGTTTAATTTTCGCACTTTTTAAAACCCTGTAATGGAATTAATCCATTACAGGGATTTTTTATTGCAATCCCTTTTTAATGAGTCCCCGTTTTTTACTTTGAGTAATATTTATAAAAAATGTTGTAGGGGGTATCCCTTGAGAGAAATCGTCTTATCATCATTCATCAATGAAAGCCTTAACAAGTTGGAAAACAGCAGTATCCAAAAAAAGCTAATTGCTACCCTGGTATTCTTTGTCTCTGTTCTTACTTTTTTTACTCCTATAACTCATGTTGGTCTTGTTGGCTTAATAGTATCTGTTTTGCTTTTTGTTAACTCTCAAAAAGTTAACCCACGAAAAATCAGGCTTGAATCAGGTGCTCAAGGAGAAAATGTTCTTAAACAGACTTTAAGACGAATCTTGTCTGACAGCTATACTGCTTATTACGGGTATCAGACACAAAGCAATGGAGACGTAGACTGTATCGTCGTTGGACCTAAAGGGGTGATTCTTATTGAAGTCAAAAATCACAAAGGAACTATACTTTATGAAGAAAGAACAGGTTGGCGTTGCGTAAAGACTGGCAAAAAAGGAACTTACGAAGGTTTTATCAAAAACCCTGGAAAACAAGTAACAAAAAATTACTGGGAGATAAGAGAGTTGCTTTCTTCTTATGGAATAGATATTCCTGTATATGCAGTTGTGGTGTTTACAAACCCAAAAGCTACCCTGGAAATAAAAAGCCCTACTTTTGGTTATAAAGTTTTAAAAGTGGAAGACCTACAGAGTTACATTGATTCTTTACCTGAAAAAGTTTGTCCAAAGGCTATAGATAAAGCTAAGAAAGCTTTTAAATGTGAGAGTTAAGCCAGTGGTTTCTGGCTTAACTCCTAAGGTTAGTTTTTTATCTTACGCTGGATGTTACTAAAGAGTTGTTGACATTATTCATTCTTTCAAATGCCTGCTTTGCATTTTTTATGAATGCTTTTACTTTTTTAAAATCTTTATTTCCATCTTCATCTTCTACACCACTGTTTACATCTACTGCTACAGGATTAACCTGTAGTATAGCAAGCTCTATGTTATCTGGGTTTAGACCTCCAGCTAGAATAACTGGCTTGCTTAATCCCATGCTTATTCTTGCACTTACTTTCCAGTCGTGTGTTTTACCTGTCCCGCCAACCCTGTTGTCTGCTGCTGTGTCAAGTATTATAGCATCTACAAAGCTTGTATAAAGCGGTATTGTAGCAATTGACCCTGGAACGTTTGCATGAAATGCTTTTATAAGTGTTAGCTCAGGGGCTACTTTCATAATAGTGTAAATTTCTTCAGGAGATATGTCGCTATGTAGTTGAACAACACTACATCCTGTTTGCTCTACAAGACTGAGAACTTCCTTAGCTGTTGTTACGTGAGTTACCATAACGGGTACAATTTCTTCTGGTAAGACTGATATGGCAAGCCTTACAAAGTCAGGGTTGACCGCATCTAAGGTAAAATGCCTTGCTCCTACGATAAAGCCAACAGCATCTGGTTTTGCCTCTGAAACAACCTTAAGATCGTGTGCTGAACGAATACCACAGATTTTTACTTGATAACTTAGCATGAAAACCTCCTTAAAAGTAGAATAGATTGCTATCTATTTTATATTACTTTTTATTACTTTTGGCTTAAGTTATTCTTTGACATACTTTATGGAAAGCAGATTGGAGAGAGCTGTTAAGAATTCCACCTTCTTCAGGGGATTGGGAGTATGAAGTAAGTGAAAAAGTTGGGGGGGTGTAGAGATTCATTAATTACTCCCTATAATCCAAAGGGTGTAAATATTAACTCATAGGGGTCTTTTCTATTTTTCCTCTGATTTGGAAATATAGTCCAGTGCTTCTTTTTCATTTTTTTCGATAGCAATCTCTATTGCTTTTTTTGCTATCTCTAATAATTCCTTTGCCTTTTTTCTTGTCTCGTGAGATTTTTGAACTAATGAGGCGATTTGTTGCTGGGTTGAGAGGGGAAGAATGGGGATAAGTATTGATTTTATTTCTTTATCCGAAATTTTAGGTTGCCCTGTTTGAGTTTTTTTCTTTTCAATTTGGCTTTGGATAATCACCGATTGAAACAATATTTCCGCATACTCCGGGATGATTTCTTTGTTTAATTCCTTTTTAATTCTTAATCTGCCTGTATTATTTGAACAAAAACCACCAGAAAGTTCTTTATAAATTCTGTTTGTTTTTCCAATAGTATCACCAATTATAGCAATAACAATATCATTTTCTTGAAGGCTATTAGCTTCATCTATCGGGTAGTTATCTTTAATGTAAATAATTTTAGATTCATCAATACCTGTCTTACCTGTGAGTTCTTTTATCCTAATGTATGGTCTACTTGTTTTTTCTTCTGTGTAATAATCGGTAGATATAAAAATCCCCCGTCTAAAATCAAAAATTTTCTTTAAAAATTCTATCCGATGTTTTTTAGAAACAGTGCTTAAGATTTCCTCATACACAGGCTGGAAATATTCCGCATCTATTCTATAAGCAGAGAAGGTATCTGAAAGTTTAGCAGTATAGGTTTTTTTGTATCTTGGCTTGAAGTCTTTAAGCCCGAGTTCTTCTAAAAGCAAGCTTTCGGCTTGGGAGTAAAGAGATTCACTTTGTTTTAAAAGATTTTGAGCTTTTAAATACAGTATTTCTGTTCTTCTGATTATTTCTTCAGGTAATATAGGGATGGGTATTGTTTTTATATAACTTGGTGCAATATGAGGTTGTAATCCGCTATAAATTCCTCTTATCAAAATTTTCTGTCCATAGTTGGTAGTTAAAAAGACCCCTAAATAATAAGAGAATTTAAAAGTTGGTTTTGCTATTAATAAATCTGAAGAAGCAATAATTTTTTTAGGCTCTCCTGTATAAACTGTTAAATCTCCTACATTCCCTGACCTTACAAATAGTATATCCCCTTTTTCTAACAAATTTTTAGGCATTAGTTTTGCTTTTTCCTCAGAAATAAACTTTTTTTCTGATAGATCAAACATTAATGGTCTTACATTTTGGGCAAGTAAAAATAGATAATCTTGTTTTTCCTCTTCATATTCTCTTTTTATTTCCTTGGGATGAATAATTTCTTTTACAAGATTTTTGAAATATACAAATTTTTTCTTTAATAACTTCTGTTTTACTTCTAAATACTCTGGGTCGTAATACTCTGCATCAATCCTTTTTGCTCCTTCAAGTTCTGATAATTTTATAACGCTAAATACTGCCATATTACCTCCAAAAATCAAAATGATTATCGCCTTTTGCTAACTGTTCTTTGGCAAACTTAATGAAAGCCTCTGCTATTTCGTCCAAGTCGTGATCAATTACCGGGTGTCCGTATTCATCTAAGACAAGAGAGCCATCAGGGTTTTTCTTGTATCTATAGTCCCCGCTTTCATCCTTTACTGGCTTTTCATTAACAGCAAAGAAAATCGGATAATCTATTTCCTGCATTACTTTTCCATCAAGCCAGTATTTCTTAAAGGCAGATGTTATCCTATCCTCATTTAGAACTAAGCTTATCTGTCCTGCTAAAGTCCTTTGAGAGATTTCTTTGGTGAGTTTGTTTATCTTACTTTGTAGTGTCTTTATTTCTTTTCTCAATTCAGCTTTTCTTGCAGGGTTTGCACTTTTTAACTCCTCTTGTTTTTCTCTTAATACTTCGTCTAATTCGGATTTCTCCTGAACTAAAACATTAAGGGTTTTCTTTCCTCTGTTTTCTTCTTCTGTCTCTTCTGTTTCTTCACTTTCAGCCACATCTTCTGGTAATTCCTCAATTTCTTCTCTGCTTTCAAAATAGGTTTCCAAGAAAGAGTTTAGTTCTTCAGGAATTTCTTGTTCAGCTACCGAACTATCCCAGGTTAAATCTTGATATTTTTCTTTTAGTTTTTTCAAAAATTCTTCCCATTCACCTTCATATTTTGCCTTTGTCTGTTGAGTCTTCTCTTTTTCTTCATCTGTGTATTTTTGTAAGAACAAAATGCTTGTCTTTGTTCCTGTATGTGGTTTGAATGTGTTGACATGCAGTCCTACCACTGCTAAAATTCTTGCCTCATCGATAATAAATCTGCGGATGTATTCAGCATTTGTATTGTTTAGTAAGCCTTGTGGCAAAACAATAGCCATTCTTCCACCAGGTCTTATAAATTGGAGAGAACGCTCTAAAAAGAGAATGTGCCTTTCGGTTTTGTTTTCCCACTTTCCATTTCTTTCAGCTAGTTTATAGAGTTTTAAGATATCCCTTTCTTTTACTGTTCCAGCAAATGGTGGGTTGGTTATTAAGACATCAAAATCAAAGTACAAAAACTTTTCTTGATTTTCCCTGTCTTTTTCAAGATTATTAGGAAATCTTAAGAGCCTGCTTCTTAAACCTGATTTTGTTTCATCTTCCCATGTATGAGGCGCTAATGAGTTGTCTTTATAGACATGGGACTTGCCATCCCCTACAATGAGGTTAATTGCTTTGGCTATCTTTACGGCTTTTTTTGCAAAATCAATTCCATAAATCTTGTTTTGAGCAAAGTTTCTCGCATTTTCAGGTAGAGGTTTACCGCTTATCATGCCTCCTGCAACCCACATTACAGAATGTAAAAGGAATCCAGCAGGACCACAAGCAGGATCAATAATAAACTCATCAGCTTTAGGATTAAGCATTTTAACAGCCATATCTGCAATGGGGCGGGGAGTAAAAAACTGCCCTTCTTTCTTCTTGGAAACCTGAGGAATTAGATACTCAAATGCTTCATCAATGATCCGAAGATTAGAATTGAAAAGTTTTATTTTTTCAAGAAAGGAAACGCAAATTTTTAAGTGGTCATTTCTTAACTCAATTTTATCTGTTGGCTCAAAAATTCCTTGCCATTCTCTCTTTGCTCCTTCTAATAGATTTGCAATTGCTCTTTTTACTTGTTCTGGGCTTCTGTCACCAACGAAGAATTCTAACTGATAATATGGGTCGTTAATCCCTCTCCATTCATCGTAGAGTTTGGCATAGATTAACTTAAAAGTCTCTTCAAATGGGTCTACTCCTGCATTGCCTAAAACAAGCTCCTCTAGGTCTAGCAGTATCTTTTTAAGGGTAGTTTTACCTTGCTTTAATTCATCATGCTCTTCAAGCCATCTAAGAGTCCATCTTTCAGTTAAAATATCTCTTAGTGTTTCTCCTGCCTTGGGTATTCTTGGAATTTCTACAAAGATATTAGGTTCTTCTCGGTGAAGCCTTATTGTTTCATTTCCATTAGACCAAATACCAATCGGTGCTCCTTCAGCATTACAATAACTCTTTAATTGTTCTAACCCTGCGGTTCTTTGAGGTCTTTTTATTTCAAAAATTATGTAGGGATGCTGAAGGTCTTCTTGAAGGACAACTATATCTGCTAAACCAGAATCTCTTGAGCCAAAATAAATCACCCTTTCAACATCTATCCTTTCTTTCGGATAGTTATATTCGTTTAATAATCTATAAACCCAAAGTTGCCTTACAATTTCT from Thermodesulfovibrio sp. 3907-1M harbors:
- a CDS encoding N-6 DNA methylase codes for the protein MATVAKPEEIVRQLWVYRLLNEYNYPKERIDVERVIYFGSRDSGLADIVVLQEDLQHPYIIFEIKRPQRTAGLEQLKSYCNAEGAPIGIWSNGNETIRLHREEPNIFVEIPRIPKAGETLRDILTERWTLRWLEEHDELKQGKTTLKKILLDLEELVLGNAGVDPFEETFKLIYAKLYDEWRGINDPYYQLEFFVGDRSPEQVKRAIANLLEGAKREWQGIFEPTDKIELRNDHLKICVSFLEKIKLFNSNLRIIDEAFEYLIPQVSKKKEGQFFTPRPIADMAVKMLNPKADEFIIDPACGPAGFLLHSVMWVAGGMISGKPLPENARNFAQNKIYGIDFAKKAVKIAKAINLIVGDGKSHVYKDNSLAPHTWEDETKSGLRSRLLRFPNNLEKDRENQEKFLYFDFDVLITNPPFAGTVKERDILKLYKLAERNGKWENKTERHILFLERSLQFIRPGGRMAIVLPQGLLNNTNAEYIRRFIIDEARILAVVGLHVNTFKPHTGTKTSILFLQKYTDEEKEKTQQTKAKYEGEWEEFLKKLKEKYQDLTWDSSVAEQEIPEELNSFLETYFESREEIEELPEDVAESEETEETEEENRGKKTLNVLVQEKSELDEVLREKQEELKSANPARKAELRKEIKTLQSKINKLTKEISQRTLAGQISLVLNEDRITSAFKKYWLDGKVMQEIDYPIFFAVNEKPVKDESGDYRYKKNPDGSLVLDEYGHPVIDHDLDEIAEAFIKFAKEQLAKGDNHFDFWR